In the Acidimicrobiales bacterium genome, GATGTGGAGGAGATCGGGGCCGGCAGCGTCGAGGCGGGAGCGGTTGGCCTCCCAGATCTCCACCCAGCGGTGAGGGTCACCGAGTTGCGTCTCGGCGATCTCCCACAGGGAGTCCCCGGGCTGGACCGTGTAGGTGACGGCTGCCGGGCCCGGCGCCGGCGGGGCCAACGGCGTCGCCGCGTGGTGGACCGCCAGCTTGAACGCCAGGTCCGGTGAGGCCGACACCGCCGACGCCGGGGCCGACGCCGGGGCCGGGGCCACGGGAGCCTCCGGGGCGGCGGCTGCCACCGACGCCGCCCAGCCGACGGCCGGCGTCCCCACCAGCACCGGGCCGGAGCTGAGCGAGATCGCCAGCAGTCCGTCGAGCAGCCGGGCCACGCCTGGCACCAGGGCCGCCCGCGACACCCGGCGCAGCGCTCCCGGTGCCCCGGTCGCCGCCGCCGCGACGTAGAGCGCCGTCGACAGCAGCAGCCACCACGCCAGCACCAGCGCCACCGTGCGGATGGTCGCCAGCAGCACGTCCTCCGCCGGTCGGGCCTCGATCCAGCCCCCGAGGTCGCCCCAGTCGACCCGCATCCAGGAGTAGCGGCCCAACTGGTGCAGCACGACGACGACCGCCACCTCGGCGGCCAGCAGACCGACGGCCCGCACCGGATGGGGACGCACGGTCAGCTCTGCCCGTCGTCGTCGAGCACGCCGCGGACCTCGATGACCTCGTAGTCGACCGACGAAGCGTCGTCGGTGGCCAGGCCGTCGACCGTGTACGAGATCCCGTAGCCGGACACCGTGTACGACCCCGTCCACGAGCGCTCGACCGAGACCTCGACGCTGCCCCGGCGCTCGAAGACGTGCTCGACGGCGGGTTCGGCCTCGCTGCCCGCGCTGGTGGTCGTGTAGGTCGCGTCGCCCACCCGCCAGACCCACCGGTCGACGCGGGCGGTGCCCTCGACGTGCCAGCCCTCGAGGTCGGCGGAGGTCACGACCACGCCCGGGTCGTCGAGCCAGAACCACGACGCCAGGCCCGTCAACCCCCGCCCCGACGGGTTCACCCTTATCACCGCCGGCTCGATCGGCGTGACCTCGAGGATCTCCTCGTTGGTCGGCAGCGCCGGCGGCGGCGCAGCGGGGGCAGCGGGCTCCTGGTTGGTGGGCACGCAGACCATGCCCGGCCGGGTCTCCAGCACCTCCCCCGTGGCCCGATCGATCAACTCGTAGACGTGGGGGATGCCACCCCCACCGTCGGCCGTCTGGCAGATCCCCTGCTCGTTCCTCAGGATCGACTTGAGCCGCCAGAACGTGGGCGACTGCTCCTGCGGCCCCGACGGCCCGGGCGGCTCCTCGGGCTCGGCCGGCGGCGCCCCGGGGTCGGTCACCTCGATGCCGCAGTGCTGCCCGCGCTTGTGGAGGCCGCAGCTCGCATCGTCGGGCTCGACCTGCGCCGCGACCGGCGTCGACGCCAGGACGCCCAGCGCCAGCCCGGCGACCATGGCCACCCCGGCTCGCGTTCGTCGCACGGTCACCCCTCCCCCGCAAGGCACTCCAGCGGCGGCTCGTCGGCGATCCGGTAGGACCCGTCCTCCGACGCCTCCAGGCCGAACGTCGACCAGCAGCGCCGGGTATCGATGTCGCTCCGGTACTCGTCCAACACCTCGCCGTCCGGTCCGACGTGACGGCCGTCGCCCGGCGCCTGCTCCACCCGCAGCCGGACCGAACCGTCCTCCTCGGGGCCGGCCTCGACCGTGACCTCCAACGGTCGCTCGTTGCGACCGTCGAGACGGGAGCCGTCGTCGACGAGGGACTGCACAGTCCGCCGCATCGAGTCGTAGGCCTCGGTGTCGGGGACGTAGTACTGCTCGACAGCGTCAGGGTCGGGGTCGTGCAGGAGCGCGTAGCGAGCCTCGAACACGTCGACGACGACCTCGGTCCACTCGTCGGGGCCGTCGATCGGTTGCCAGCCGGCCGGGCAGCCGGCCGAGAACTGCTCGGTGATCAGGTACGTCCCGTCGTCGAGCTGCTCCAGGCCCAGGATCTCGCACTGCGGCGTCGTCGGAAGGTCGATGTTCGCCACGTCCTGCCCGTTCTCGTCGACGATGCGCTGGTCGGGGCGCAGCTGCACCGTCATGCGCGGCGCCGACTCGGAGCCGTCCTCGTCGATCACCCGCAGCACCTCCGAAGGCGTTCCCTCCACACGCCAGCCCGAGGCCACATAAGCCCCCACGGACTCCGTCCGCTGTGCGTAGCACTCGCAGTCGGGGCTGTAGAGGTCGTCCACGCGGGCCGGGTCGGGCTCGTTGACGAGGGCGAACTGGCGCTCATAGATGTCGCGGGCGACCGCGGTCAACCGGTCCTCGGTCGTGGGTGTCGGTTCTGGGGTCGCAGAGCCCTCGGTGTCGTCGTCGTCATCGCCGCTGCAGGCAGAGGCCACGACGGCCAGCGACAGCACCAGACAGAGCAATCGCCTCGGCATCGGCGGTGTCCTCCTCGTCGTCATCCCGACGGCCTCGGGTCGGCGGTGGCGGTGACCGACATCGTGATGTCGCCGTCGTCCATCACGACCTGCGGCAACGTCAGACCGACGCTGCCCTCGACCACGACCGTCACCGTCTCGGTCGTCGCCGTCACCTCGTAGCTGTCGATGTCACCGGTATCGAGCTGGGTGGCAAGGCTGTCGTAGGCGAGCTGCTCGGCACGGTCCGGGTCGAGCTGGATCACCGAGCCGCCCGACGACCGGTACGCCCCCTCGTCGATGCCCGACGCCCCCGCCGCCGCGGCCGCATCGGCGCTCGCCGCCAGGCTGCGCCAACCGGAGATGGCGCGCCAGAAGTCGAGCGTGACGCCGCCCAGCGCCAACACCCCGACGCACAGCGCCAAGGACCACAACGTGATGCTGCCCCGGTCGTCCCGCCGCATCACAGGCTCCGGTACCGGTCGACGGGCTCGGAGTGCGTCACGGTGTACGACATCGCGCCGACCTCCACGTCCATGGGCAGGCTCACGGCGCCCACGGTCATCGTCACCTCGGCGGTGACGGTGCCACCCCGGGTCAGCGAGCCGGTCAGCTCCAGCACCAGCGCATCGGCGTCGAGGCCGTAGCTCGACTCGATCTCGCCCACGATCTCCTGCGCCCGCTCCACCCCGGCGTCCCAGCTGTCGGCGGTGACGACGGCCCGCGCCGCCTCGTCGGCCGCCGCCCGGGCCGCCGAGTGGCGCTCCGCCCACGACGCCAGCGTGAACACCACCATCGCCACGGCGACGAGCCACAGGAACCCGAACGGCAGCTCGGCGGCCCCGGTCGATCCTCGATCGTCGTAATTGCGACAGAAGAGGCCGGAAACGGGCCGGTTCTGTCGCAGTTTCCGGAGCCGACTCACGGCGCCTGCTCCTTACGGGCCGTCGACGTGACCGACACCGTCCAGTCCGGCACCGTCTCGAGCCAGCCCTCGAAGGTGCCGGTGACCGTGGCCTCCACGACCTCGCCGTCGTCGACGCAGTCGACCGTCGCCCCGTCGCCCAGCGACCCGCCCAGCACCCCGTCGAGCGTCTCCTGCGCCCGCAGCTCGCACACCGCCTCCGACGCCGACGCCCGCGACCCGGCCCGCGAAGCCTGCTCGGCCGCGGCGCGCAACGCCCCCTCGCCGTACTGGTACACGACGAGGTTGGCCAGCGTCGTGAACGCCAGCATCAGCAGCCCGACGCCCAGCACGACGGCGGCCGTCGTGGCCCCTCGGTCGTCACGAGCCCGGCGCAGCACGTCATCCCTCAGTCGAAGTTGAGGGCAGTGCGGATCTCGTCGACGACGCCGTTGAGGATGTCCTGGAGCACTCCGCTGAGCACCCCGATGATCCCCGCGACGAGGCCCATCCACAGCAGGACCTCGGCCGTCTCGAGCCCGCGGTCGTCTCGGAGCCGCGCCCGTTCTCGCGCCCAGCGCAGCAGGCTCAGGGCTTGGACCGTCATGTAGGTCATCGCATCTCCTTGTCGTGTCAGTCCCCGAGGATGAGGGTCGGCAACGGCGCCACCAGGAACAGCAGCAGCACCGGGCCCATGATCAGGATCATCGGCAGCAGCATCTGGAAGCGGCGCTGGGCGGCCAGGCGCTCGACGTCCTCCCGACGCTGGGTCCGCAGGTCGTTGGCGGTGTGCAGCAGCGCCAACGCCAGGGTGTCGCCCGCCCCCGTGTCGCTGGTGGCCAGCAGGCGGTAGAGGCGGGCCGCGGCGGGCTCCACGGTCTCGGCGGCGAGGCGCTCGAACGCCGGCCGGGTGTGCGTCTTGGCGGCGATCCACTCGAGCGCCTCGCCCAGCTCGGTCGCCACCTCGCCGGTGCCCCGCCGCGCCAGGCCGTCCACCGCCACGAGCGGCGAGCTGCCGGCCTGCAGGTGGATCGCCAGCATCTGGGCGACCGTGTACAGCTCGGCCCGCATCTGCTCACGGCGCCGGGAGATCGCCCGGTCGAACTTGGCCCGCCACCGCGAGGCGCCCCACACGCCGCCGAACGCCCCCGCCAGCAGCACCGTCGCCCCGCTCGGGGCCACCACCAGCGCCGCCACCGCGAAGAACCCGACGCCCTGCACCGTCGCCACCAGCTGCTGGAGGCGGTAGCGGTCGGGGGTCAGATCGCGCCGGCCGGCATGGCGCAGGCGCAGGGCGACCGCGGCGTCGCCCCCGGCGTCGACCAGGGCGGACAGCCGGGCCGCGGCCGCCGAGAGGACGGGCCCGAGCACCCCGTTGCCCCCGGTCGCAGGCCCGGACGACGTCGACGTCCGGAACGACACCGACGGGTCGACCGGCTGCCCCAGCAGCAGCCGCGCCCGCTGCGAGTACGGCTCGATGCGCGGCCCCAACGGCCGCGTCGGCCGCATCAGCAGCACCGACACCGCCGCGATCGCCACCCCCGACAACAACGCCGCCACGAGCTCCCGCATCAGTCGGCCTCCGTGCGGGGTGGGGTCAGGAGGACCCGGGGTTCGGGGCGGGACTGGGCGAGGCGGCGGAAGATCGCCATGCCGCCCAGGCTCATCAGGGCGCCGAGCAGCAGCACCCGGGTGCCGGCGGAGCTGGCGTAGTAGTCGCGCATGTCGCCGGCGCGGGCGGTCAGCAGCACGAGGGTGATCCAGGGCACGAGCATCACGGCGTACGCGTTGAGGCGGTGCTCGGTGCTCGCCGTCAGGACCCGCTCGGCCAGCTGGACGTCGGCGGTGGCGCTGTCGGCCACGTCCTGCAGCACCTTGAGGGCGATGCGCGACCCCTTGTCGTTGGCGATGATCAGCACCTCGAAGACCCGGTCGCTCACGGCGTCGGCCAGCTCGTCGCGCAGGATCCCCAGCGCCTCCGACTCGGGCACCGCCAGCCGGGTCAGCTCCCCGTAGCGGCCGAAGACCCGCCGCAGCGGCACCGGCCCCGAGGTCGAGAGGTCGACCAGGCCCTCGTGCAGCGAGCGGCCGGCGTTCAACGAGCCGATCAGCGACCGGATGGCGTCGGGCCAGGCAGCCCGCTGCTCCTTGTCGCGGCGCTGGCCCCGGGCGCCGTAGTAGCTGCTGGGCAGGACGCCGACGACACCACCCGCCACCAGCGCCAACGGCACCGACGTCGTGGCCGCCCACAGCACCGTGAACGTGGCGAACCCGGCCGCCAACGACACCTGCAGCCCCCGCCGGGCGGGGATGCCCTCGGCCTCGAAGTGACGGAACAGCCGGGGCCGCGACCGGCCACGACCGCCGCCCAGCCGGGGCAGCGACACCTCGACCCCGGTCAACGCCACCACCAGCACGGCGACCGCGGCGCCCGACAACAGGCCGGCGAGCAGCCTCATCGGTCGCCCTCCGGGCCGTCGACCACGCTACGGACCTCGATCACCTCGTAGTCGAGCGACGACGAGGTGGTGGTGGCCAGGCCCGGGACCGTGAACGAGATCCCGTAGCCCGAGACGGTGTACGAGCCCGACCAGGCCACGTCGACCGCCACGCCGACGGTCCCCTCGCGCTCGAAGGTGTGCTCGACCGCCGGGGCGGCCTCGCTGCCCGGGCCGGCGGACGTGTAGGCGGCGTCACCCACCTGCCAGCGCCACTCGTCGGCGCCCAGCGATCCCGACACGGTCCAGCCCCGCAGCATCACGTCGACCTCGACCGGGTCGGTGGCCCCCTCGACCCAGAACCACGACGCCAGGCCGGTGAGTCCCCGGCCCTCCGGGTTCCCCCCGATCTGTGGCTCGGGCACCTCCGCAGCGCCGAGCACCTCGGCGATGGTGGGCAACGCCGGTGTCGCGAACGGCTCGGCCGGGCCCCTGCAGACGACCTCGAAGGCCAGGACCTCGCCTGTGGCCGTGTCGACGAGCTCCACGTTGTAGAACCAGCCCGTCCCCGGGGCACCTCCCGGCGGCGTGCACTCCAGCGCCGAGCACGCCGTCGGGTCCTGTAGGCGAGCTCGTGTGCACGCCGGGTACAGGTCCTCGGAGCGCCACTCCGCGGTCGGCGGTGTCATCGACCTCGGAGGGGCCGCCTCGGGCGCGGACGGTTCCTCCGGGGGTGTCCCCAGCTCCACGCCGCACTCCAGCGACGCCTCCATGTCGCACCCGCAGTTGTCGGTCCGCTCGTTGCACGCGGGAGGAGGGGCCGCCTGCGATTCCGCAGGACGCGGAACGGCAACGACCGCGGCTGCTCCGAGGAATGTCACGAGAAGGAGGGACCTCCAGCTCGGTCGCAGGGTCACGCCGCCTCCTCCGCTCCCGCCGGGCAGGCAGCTGCGCTGGACCGGGAGTGGATGCGGTACGAACCGTCCCCGCCGTCGGGTCGCAACAGCCAGATCTCGCAAGGCTGATCGACAGCTGCCCCTCGCTCCTGGATCACGTCGCCTGTGGCGTCATCGACCACTCGGTCGCCGTGGTCCTTCACAAGGACCGTCAAGCCGACGAAGCCTCCGGCAGGTTGTGGGTCCTGGTACTCGACGGCCACGACGGTCGTCGGCTCGTCGTCTTCGAGGTGCACTCCGGCGTCGGCCAGCTCGGTGATGTTGTGCACCTGCGTCTCGTAGTAGTCGGTGTACTCGGCGACGACGTCGCGGACACGCTCGGGGTCCGGCTCGTTGTAGAGCGCGTCGATGCGCCGTGAGACGTCCTGCACGACCTCGACCCACTCCGCCGGGCCTTCGGCGGCGCGGGTGGTCGTGGTGGTCGTGGTGGTCGTGTCGGGCTCGGTGGTGGTCGTGGGGGTGGCGTCGTCGGCATCGTCGGCATCGTCGCCGCAGGCGACCACGAGCGGCAGGAGCAGCACAGGCAGCAACGACAGCACGACGACCGGGCAGCGGGAGCGGCTCACTGGCGGATCACCTCCTGGCCGTCGAGCACTGCCTGGGTGCTGGTGCCGTAGCGGCGCAGCAGCTGGTCCATGCGGGACTGGAGCTGCGGGGGCAGGGGGTTGCGGGTCCACAGCAGGGGCGCCCCCACCTCGGTCCGCTCGAAGATCGGGATCACCGTGAAGTGCTGCTCGTTGCCCTGCAGCGGCGACACCGCGGCGATCTCCATCACCTGGCGCCGGATCGGCCGCTCGGTGCCGGAGCCGTGCAGCTCGACGTCCTCGCTGTCGAGGTGGATCACCACGTCGATCGTGCGGCTGAAGATCGACCGCACCGCCTCCGCCGGCATGCCGTGGTCACCCAGCAGGGCGGCGTTCACCAGCGAGTCGAGGGCGTCGGCGGCGGCGTGGGCGTGCAGGGTGCACAGCACGGCGGTGCCGGCGTTGGCGGCCCGGGTCAGCTCGGCCGCCTCGCCGCCCCGCACCTCGCCCACCACGATCCGCTCCGGGCTCGACCGCAGCGTCAAGGCGATCAGGTCGCGCAGCGTGATCTCCGCCTCACCGTCGCCCAGGCCCGACCGCGGCCGGGTCTTCCGGTACGAGATGTGCATCAGCGGGGCGTGCAGCTCGCGGGTGTCCTCGCAGCACGCCACCTTGTGGGTGCCGGGAACCACCCGCAGCAGGGCGTTCAGGAAGGTGGTCTTGCCCGACTGCGGCCGCCCCGACACCAGCACCCCCGTCTTCGGGTGCCGCATCAGCGCCCAGCAGAAGTTGGCCGCCGGCTGGGTGAGCGTGTCCCAGGCGACCAGGTCGTGCAGCGACTCCCAGCGGATGCGGTAGAAGCGCAGGTTCGCCTCGAGCTCGTCGCTCACCGGCGGGATCGACGCCGTGAGCCGCACCTGCCGGTCGAGCACCTGGGTGCTGACGATGGGGTGCGCCTCCGTGAGTGCCCGACCGGTCGGCTGGAGCAGCCGGTCGACGACTGCCCGCAGCTCCTCGGCGGTGGTCGGCTCGTCACTGGCGTGCCAGCGGCCCCGGTCGTCCTTCCAGGAGATCTCGGCGCCCCGCACCTCCACCTCGACGACCGGCGCCTCGTCGGTGAGGAACTGCTCCAGCGGCCCGTACCCGAGCACCGAGCGGGCCAGGCGGGCGGTCATGTCGTCCGGGTCGCGCAGGGGGAACCCGCCCAGGCCGGCGAGCGCCGCCTGCTGGTAGTCGTGGACGACGGCGCCGATGAGCGCCCGCACCCGGTCGGGCTCGCGGTCGCCGTCGAGGTTCGCCTCGCGCAACCGCTCCTGCACCCGGCGACGCAGCTGGTCGTAGCTCGTGGCGGTGGCCGCGGCCTCGGGGAGGCTCATGCCCGGCCTCCCGGCAGGGCCCGGCGACGGGAGCGGGAACGGCGGCCGGTGGGCGACGCGAGACCGGGCACGAGGCTCGCGGCCAGCCGGTCGACCGCGGCGGTGAACGCTCCGGGGCGGACGACGGCGGCGTCCCACACCGCCTGGGTCACCTTGGCGTCCGACGGCAGGAAGTCGATCGCCACCAGGCCCGGGTGCGGCAGGTTGGCGGCGACCTGGTTGTGCAGCTGGTCGCGGGCGTAGCGGTCGGCCGGCGACCGGTTCACGACGACGGTCAGCGGGCGGCCCGACGACAGCTCCACCCCGGACGTCGCCCAGTCGAGCAGCCGCAGCACCCCCAGCGGTGTCGGGTTGGACACCGCCACCACGTGGTCGGCCTGCCGCAACGCCGTGCGGGTGGCGCTGTTGCGGGTGCCACCGGGCGGCACCTGGTCGGCGGCGCAGCTGGGGCCGGTGTCGACCACCACGTACGACCACGTCTCGGCGGCCGACCGCAGCAGGGCCCGCACGTCGCGCAGCTGGGCCCACTCGTTGGGGTTGGCGAGCCCGCAGACGACGTCGAAGCCCACCTCGCCGGGAGCGAACGCGGCCCGCTGGCCGACGATCCCGCCCAGCGGCGTCCGGGCCTGCACCGCCACCAGGGCGTCGAGCACGTTGGGGGCGACGTGGAAGCCGAGGCGGCGCGCCACCGTGGGGCTGTGCTCGTCGAGGTCGACCAGCAGCGTCGGCCCGGCCCGGGCGGCGAGCGCGGCGGCGAGGGCGACGGCCGTCTCGGTGCGGCCCGGCGCGTCGCTGCCCCCGGCCACGGCGACGAGCGCGACACGACCCCCGGGCGGCGCCGGCGGTGGGTGGGGCGGCCCGCCGTTGGAGCGGACCTGCGGGGCGGCCGCCGCGGCTCTCGCGGCCGCGGCCGCCTCGGCGCGGGCCCCCGCCCGGGCGGGGCTGAGCGTGGCCACCGCGGCCAGCAGCCGCTCGGGCGGCGAGGCGACGTCGAGCGCGGTGTCGACGCCGAGCACGTCGACCGCCGCCCGGCCCCGGCCGGTGCGACCCCGCGGGTCGTACACGCCGACCACCCGCACGCCCTGGTCGCGCAGGGCGAGCGCCTGCGTGGGCGTGAGGAACTCCATGGTGTCGTCGACGACCACCACGTCGACCCCGGCGGTGAACGCCTCGGTGGAGTCGTGCAGCACCACGAGCCGCACGCCGGCGACGTGGTCGCGGACGTGCGCGTGGAGGTCACGGCGCCACTGCTGCGGCGTGGCGACCAGCCCGACCACCAGCTCCGCCACGTCAGTCCCCGGTCGTCTCTTCGTCGGCGGCGCCGGCATCGGCGTCAGCGTCGGCGGGGGGCGGCGGAGCGTCGTCTTCGGGACCGAGCGGCGCCGGGGGCGCTCCCGTGGCCCGCACGACGTCGAGCTTGCCGCTGTCGAGCGCCGCCGCCAGGCGCAGCGTCTCGGCGGCGTCGACGGCCAGCACCAGGTGGTACTCCCCCGCCGGCCGGCCGTTCGACCCGGACGTCTCGTCGCCGATGGCGAGCACCTCGGCGTCGGTGACGGCGAAGACCGGCCGGTCGGCCATGTAGATGACGTCGACGCGGTCGCCGACGCCCAGCGTCCCGCCCGCGGCGTGCTCCCGGGGCACGGGCACGCTCATGGAGCGCTGGCCGTCGTCGGGCACGTCGTCGACCACGGCGCCCTCCACCAGCGGCTCCTCGGCGGCGATCTGGCGCCGGGCGTAGAGGCCGCCGCCGGCGAGCGCGTCCTGCGCCACCATCCCCGACGCCAGCGGCGAGTCGGCCGGCACCTCCACGAAGCGGACCATGCCCTCGGTGATCTCGGTGGCCGGCCCGATGGCCTCCCGGGCCACCGGCACCTGCACCACCTCGCTGCGGTCGCGCAGCACGGCGATGTTCACCAGGAAGGCGAGCAGGCCGAGGGTCAGCGCCACCCAGTGCCCCCGGGCCAGGCGGCGACCGCGCTCGGTCGGTGGCGCGCCGTTGCCGCTGGTCTGCCCCGGGAGGCCGAGGGTCGTCGGTCCGGTGATGCTCACGCTCGTCCTTCCAGATCTAGGTGGGTTGCGCCAGCAGCACGACGAGCGCGCCGACGCCGAGGGCGGGGCCGAAGGGCAGGGTCCGGGGTGACGCGGTCGGGCGGCGACGGAGGGCGACGACCAGGTGGGTGGCCAACCCGATGCCCACCGACAGCAGCAGTGCGGCCCACACGGCCGACAGCGCAGGGGCGGCGAATCCCGCGTCGACGTCGCTCGTGCGAGCCGCGGCCGAGGCCCAGCCGACGACGGCGCCGACCAGCCAGGCCAGCCGCACGTCGCCGCCGCCGAGCCCGGACGGCGCCACGAGGTGCACGAGGGTGAGGCCGCCGCCGTAGGCAGCCGCGCCCACCATCGCCGCGGCCAGGGCGCCCCACGTGCCCGACCACGCCGACGCGACGACGGCCGCCGCCAGCGCCGCAGCGCCGGCCCGCACCACGAAACCGGTGGGCACCCGTCGGCAGGCGGCGTCGACCGCGGCGGCGACCACGATCCCGGCCGCCGCGACCAGCACCGGTCCCAGCCTCCACGACCAGCCGAGCCGCCACGCGGTCAGCCCGAACACCACCCCGGTGGCCAGGCTCACCGCCAGCGCGCCCGGCGGCGAGGCCGACTCGGCCCGGCTCCAGCGGCGCGCCGCCGGTGTCGTCATGAGCGGTCCCACGACGGCTGCCCCGAGAATCCCCAGCGTCACTGCGAGCATCTCAGCTCCGAATGACGTACGGAACGCGCACCAGCACACGGCCTGGACCCATCGACCACCTCCTCGTAGGACCCGTACGGAGACTATCCGCTCCACCACATGTGGCCGGATCGCTACCTGGTAATGCCATCGTCACCCGGAGAGTCGGCAGGAGAGCTCGCCGCAACCTGTCGATTCCGGCCGAAGTCGTTTGTCGTCCTCACGGAAGCACCCCCGAGGAGGAGGAACGACATGACCGGAACCAGGCGCGTGATCGTCACCGAGTTCGTCACGCTCGACGGCTACATGGTCGGGCCGGACGAGGACATGAACTGGGTCGCCGTAGGCTTCGACCCCCAGATGCAGGAGGACATCGCCGAGGACGTCGGGTCGTACGACATGTTCGCCTTCGGGCGCGTGACCTACGAGATCTTCGCCGCCTACTGGCCGTTCGCGGAGCCCTACGAGGCCGGCGACGAGCTGAAGCCCGCCGAGGGCAGGGAGGACCCCCGCATCATCCGGGCCCTCGACGACCGGCCCCGGGTGGTGTTCTCCACCACGCTGACCGACCCGAAGTGGGCCGGCACCCGGGTGGTCACCGAGGGCGTCGAGGACGAGATCCGGCGGCTCAAGGCCGAGCCGGGGACGGCGATCAGCGTCCAGGGCAGCGCCAGCATCGTGCAGGCCCTGGCCCGGGCCGACCTGGTCGACGAGTACCGCCTGTACGTCCACCCGGTGCTGCTGGGCGACGGCAAGCCGCTGTGGGTCGCCGGGCACGACCGCCAGGACCTGACGCTGACCGGGCTCACCCGGTACGACAACGGCGTCCTGCTCACCACCTACCAGCGCACGAACGGAGCCGACCGATGAGCACGCCCAGCGACGCCATGACCCAGTACGTGGTGCTGATCTTCCAGCGGGAGCTGCCGGGCGGGGTCGCCGACATCCCGCCGGAGATCATGCAGGCCAACGAGGAGCTCGACGGCAAGATCGCCGAGCAGGGCGGCCGGGTGGTCGCCGGGCTGGCGCTCGAGCCGTCGACCACGGCCACCGTCATCCGGGGCGACGTGATCACCGACGGGCCGTTCATCGAGACCAAGGAGGCGCTCGCCGGCCTCTACGTGCTCGCGGCCCGCGACCTCGACCACGCGATCTCCCTGGCCCGGATGACCCCGACCGTGGAGGGCTGCGTCGAGGTGCGGCCGCTGCTCGACTTCGTGGTGCTGGAGGCGGGCTGAGCCCGGTCGCCGTCGAGGCGGCGGTCGCCGAGGCGCACCGGGGCGAGTGGGCCTACGTGCTCGCCGCCACGGTGCGCGTCACCCGCGACCTCGACACCGCCGAGGAAGCGGTGCAGGAGGCCTACGTGCAGGCGCTGCGGACCTGGGGTCGTGACGGCGTGCCCACCCGACCCGGCGCCTGGCTGACGACGGTGGCCCGGCGCACCGCCCTCAACCGGCTGCGCCGCCGGCAGACGCTGGAGGCGAAGCTGCCGCTGCTGGTGGAGCCGGAGGACGAGGGCGGCGTCGGGACGGGGGCCGGCGAGGGTGCCGAGACCATCCCCGACGACCGGCTGCGGCTGATCTTCACCTGCTGCCACCCGGCACTGGCCCCGGAGGCGCAGGTCGCCCTGACGCTGCGGCTGGTGTGCGGTGTGGCGACGCCGGACATCGCCCGGGCGTTCCTGGTCGCCGACGCCACCATGGCGGCCCGCCTGACCCGGGCCAAGAAGAAGATCGCCACGGCCCGCATCCCCTACGCCGTGCCGTCGACCGCCGAGCTGCCGGCCCGGGTCGACGCCGTGCTGACCGTCGTCCACCTGCTGTACGCCACCGGGCACACGGCGCCGTCGGGCGACGACCTGGTGCGCGACGACCTCTGCGAGCGGGCGCTGGGGCTGGCGTCGCTGCTGCGGCAGCTGCTCCCGCTGGACCGGGAGGCGGCCGGGTTGCACGCCCTGCTGCTGGTCCACCAGGCCCGCCGGGCGACCCGCACCGACGCCCATGGGCGCCTGCTGCGACTGGAGGAGCAGGACCGCTCGGCCTGGGACCGGTCGCTGATCGCCGAGGCCGACCGGCTGGTGGTGGCGGCGCTCCGGGCCGGGCCGCCCGGGCGGTTCACGCTGCAGGCCGCCATCGCGTCGCTGCACGCCCAGGCCCCGAGCTACGAGGCGACGGACTGGCCCCAGATCCTCACCCTCTACGACGAGCTGCTGCGGGTGTGGCCCTCGCCGGTGGTGGCCCTCAACCGGGCGGTCGTGGTGGCGCTGGTCGACGGCCCGGAGGCGGCGTTGGCCGAGGTCGAGGCCCTGGAGCGCGACGGCCGCCTCGCCGCCTACCGCTACCTCCCGGCCACGAAGGCCGACCTCCTCCACCGCCTCGGCCGCCCCGCCGAGGCCGCCGCCGCCTACCGGGCCG is a window encoding:
- a CDS encoding RcpC/CpaB family pilus assembly protein gives rise to the protein MSITGPTTLGLPGQTSGNGAPPTERGRRLARGHWVALTLGLLAFLVNIAVLRDRSEVVQVPVAREAIGPATEITEGMVRFVEVPADSPLASGMVAQDALAGGGLYARRQIAAEEPLVEGAVVDDVPDDGQRSMSVPVPREHAAGGTLGVGDRVDVIYMADRPVFAVTDAEVLAIGDETSGSNGRPAGEYHLVLAVDAAETLRLAAALDSGKLDVVRATGAPPAPLGPEDDAPPPPADADADAGAADEETTGD
- a CDS encoding ATPase, T2SS/T4P/T4SS family, whose amino-acid sequence is MSLPEAAATATSYDQLRRRVQERLREANLDGDREPDRVRALIGAVVHDYQQAALAGLGGFPLRDPDDMTARLARSVLGYGPLEQFLTDEAPVVEVEVRGAEISWKDDRGRWHASDEPTTAEELRAVVDRLLQPTGRALTEAHPIVSTQVLDRQVRLTASIPPVSDELEANLRFYRIRWESLHDLVAWDTLTQPAANFCWALMRHPKTGVLVSGRPQSGKTTFLNALLRVVPGTHKVACCEDTRELHAPLMHISYRKTRPRSGLGDGEAEITLRDLIALTLRSSPERIVVGEVRGGEAAELTRAANAGTAVLCTLHAHAAADALDSLVNAALLGDHGMPAEAVRSIFSRTIDVVIHLDSEDVELHGSGTERPIRRQVMEIAAVSPLQGNEQHFTVIPIFERTEVGAPLLWTRNPLPPQLQSRMDQLLRRYGTSTQAVLDGQEVIRQ
- a CDS encoding type II secretion system F family protein encodes the protein MRLLAGLLSGAAVAVLVVALTGVEVSLPRLGGGRGRSRPRLFRHFEAEGIPARRGLQVSLAAGFATFTVLWAATTSVPLALVAGGVVGVLPSSYYGARGQRRDKEQRAAWPDAIRSLIGSLNAGRSLHEGLVDLSTSGPVPLRRVFGRYGELTRLAVPESEALGILRDELADAVSDRVFEVLIIANDKGSRIALKVLQDVADSATADVQLAERVLTASTEHRLNAYAVMLVPWITLVLLTARAGDMRDYYASSAGTRVLLLGALMSLGGMAIFRRLAQSRPEPRVLLTPPRTEAD
- a CDS encoding LysM domain-containing protein — encoded protein: MRPHPVRAVGLLAAEVAVVVVLHQLGRYSWMRVDWGDLGGWIEARPAEDVLLATIRTVALVLAWWLLLSTALYVAAAATGAPGALRRVSRAALVPGVARLLDGLLAISLSSGPVLVGTPAVGWAASVAAAAPEAPVAPAPASAPASAVSASPDLAFKLAVHHAATPLAPPAPGPAAVTYTVQPGDSLWEIAETQLGDPHRWVEIWEANRSRLDAAGPDLLHIGWQLILPSSPPVSAPAPPPAPPADVTVTVEPGEHFWSIAEAELEAHWGRPATAVEVAPYWRELVD
- a CDS encoding dihydrofolate reductase family protein; the protein is MTGTRRVIVTEFVTLDGYMVGPDEDMNWVAVGFDPQMQEDIAEDVGSYDMFAFGRVTYEIFAAYWPFAEPYEAGDELKPAEGREDPRIIRALDDRPRVVFSTTLTDPKWAGTRVVTEGVEDEIRRLKAEPGTAISVQGSASIVQALARADLVDEYRLYVHPVLLGDGKPLWVAGHDRQDLTLTGLTRYDNGVLLTTYQRTNGADR
- a CDS encoding type II secretion system F family protein; the protein is MRELVAALLSGVAIAAVSVLLMRPTRPLGPRIEPYSQRARLLLGQPVDPSVSFRTSTSSGPATGGNGVLGPVLSAAAARLSALVDAGGDAAVALRLRHAGRRDLTPDRYRLQQLVATVQGVGFFAVAALVVAPSGATVLLAGAFGGVWGASRWRAKFDRAISRRREQMRAELYTVAQMLAIHLQAGSSPLVAVDGLARRGTGEVATELGEALEWIAAKTHTRPAFERLAAETVEPAAARLYRLLATSDTGAGDTLALALLHTANDLRTQRREDVERLAAQRRFQMLLPMILIMGPVLLLFLVAPLPTLILGD
- a CDS encoding pilus assembly protein TadG-related protein codes for the protein MRRDDRGSITLWSLALCVGVLALGGVTLDFWRAISGWRSLAASADAAAAAGASGIDEGAYRSSGGSVIQLDPDRAEQLAYDSLATQLDTGDIDSYEVTATTETVTVVVEGSVGLTLPQVVMDDGDITMSVTATADPRPSG